GCCGATCGGGTCGGCGGCGACCGCCTTGTTGAGCGTGCTGGAGGAACCGGCGAGCAGCAGGCCGAAGACCAGCAGGAGCAGCGGGGCCACGGAGGCGCCGAACGTCGTCCAGCCGATCACGCCTCTGCTGGACGAACTCCGGGGCAGATAACGGGAGTAGTCGGCGGCTGCGTTGACCCAGCCGAGGCCGAAGCCGGTCATCATGAACACCAGCGCGCCGATGAACTCCTGGGCGGAGCCCGCCGGTACGGCGCTCACCGTGCTCCAGTGGATGTGGTCGGCGACGAGCGCGATGTAGACGATCGTGAGCACGCCGGTGACGACGGTGATGACCGTCTGGAGCCGCATGATCAGGTCGAAGCCCATGACTCCGCCGATGACGGTCAGCGCGCCGACGATGATCAGTGCGACCACCTTGGTCTCGGTGCCGCCGCCCCAGCTGAGCCTGCCGAACACGGTCGCGGTGGCCATGGTCGCGAGGGCGGTGAGGACGGTCTCCCAGCCGACGGTGAGGACCCACGAGATCACCGACGGCAGCCGGTTGCCGCGCACGCCGTAGGCCGCGCGGCTCAGCACCATCGTCGGCGCGGAGCCGCGCTTGCCCGCGACCGCGATGAAACCGCAGAGCAGGAAGGAGAAGACGATCCCGATCACGCCGGCGACGAGCGCCTGCCAGAAGGAGATCCCGAAGCCGAGCGCGAAGGCGCCGTAGCTCAGTCCGAGGATGGAGACATTCGCTCCGAACCACGGCCAGAACAAGGTGCTCGGAGTGCCTTTGCGCTCGGCGTCGCCGATCACGTCGAGGCCGTGCGTCTCGACCTGGAGCTGCCGGGACTGGGTTGTCTGGGAGGAGTCCGCCATCGTCGACCTACCTGTCTAGACGTGTTCAGTCGAGGCTAGGCGGGGTGGTGGAGGGCGTCAAGAGCGGACCGCTCCGCGTCAGTGGCAGTCGCCGTGGCGGCCCAGGGTCTCCACGGGGGTCGCGCCGGGGCGGGTCCACTGCGGCACCGGACGGCTGGTCCCGCCCCAGGTGGCGTTCCCGTCGGCGTCCGAGCGCCAGTACCAGCAGGCGTCGCGGCCGGGCGGGTAGCCCTCGGGGTTGTCCTGCCAGGCCTCGCCGCGGCCGTACGGCGTCATGTCGAGCAGGGCGAGCGAGCTGTTGACGGGTTCGTTGCCGCGGCCCGTCGTGGAGTAGGTGAGGAACACCCGGTCGCCGTCGCGCAGGAAGGCGAGGATGTGCCCCATCCCGCCGCCGATCGGCGCGTCCAGGCCCCGCACCGAGTACCAGGGCTCGGTGTAGCCCATGAACTCGACGTACGGAGCCACCTCGTCCCACACGCCCGTGGTCAGGACGGCGTACGAGACACCCCGGGCGTTGAGGTAGACCGCGTCCTTCATGTGCCAGGCAGTGGTGGTGCAGCCCTCGCACTGTCCCTGGTGGGGTGCGTGGTCGTGCCACATGTGCTGGTAGACCACGAGTTCGTCGCGCCCCTGGAACAGGTCGAGGAACGGGACCGGTCCGTCGGCCCCGACGACCTCGACCTTCCCGTCGAGCTCGACCATCGGCAGCCGCCGCCGGGCCGCGGCGATCGCGTCCCCCTCACGGGTGTGCGCCTTCTCCCGGAGCAGCAGTTCGTCGCGCGCCGCGTTCCAGGTGGCGATGTCTACGACGGGCGGCTTGCCGGGGAGCTCGCTGTTCGCGGTGCCGGGTGAGGTCGTCATGGGTCCTCCGTGGTGTGTCGTGTCGGGCAGCGTCGTACGGCGTACTGCGGCAGTCACCGGATCAGACTCCGGGCGCGGCCGAAACTCATCGGGGCGGGCAGGGAGTCGGCCACGGTTTCCCACATATGGCGGCACCACATATGGCGGCACCACACGTGGCGGCACCACATGTGAGTGCACCCCGCTGTTCCGCTCACCGGCACAGCACGCGACACGTCGGCGAACCGTCCGCAGGCTGTTCCCCATCGGTCGGGGCGTGCCACGTACCGCACCACGGGTGCCGCGCTTCCGCGATCTCGAAGGAGGCCGTCATGGAGTCGTCCGGGACGCGTCAGGGGTACGGCGGGACCGCCCGCACTCCCCGCAGGGGCCGCGCCCGCGACACGCTGTCCTTGCTGAGCGCGGAGTTCGACGGGACGCACGGCGTGTGGCGCTCGGCCATGGGCACGATGTGCGTGGCCGACCCGGAGTCCGCCCGGGCGGTGCTCGGCAACCGGGACGCCGTGGTCGCCGAGGCGTCCGACTTCTACAAGACCCGGCACGGCGACTTCGGGCCCCGGGCGGCGCAGATCCGGATCGGGCGCGCGGCCCGCGTCCTGATACGCCGTCATCTGGACGCCCGGCGGGCGGAGTTGCCGGGCCTGGTCGCCGAACTCCTCGCCCCCAGCGCCGTCTGGCCCGACGCCGGCAACCTGCTCGTCCTGCGCCATCTGCGGGACGTCCTGCTGCACCGGGACGCGCCGCCCCAACTGCACGCCACCGTCGGGCAGATCGTCCGCCGGGCGGTCCTGGCGGGCGCCCGGCACCGTCACTCGCCGCCGTCCCGACTGCTCTTCCGGCGCCGCGCGCTGAACTTCCTGCACACCGAAATACGTGCCCGGCAGGGGCAGTTGGATCCCACCCGCGATCCACGCGACCTGCTCGACGTCGTCGTGGACGAGAGCGAGCCCGGGGCGGACCCGAAGGATCTCGCCGAGGTGTACCTCTCGTTCCTGTTCGCCACCGTCGGCTCGGTCGGCTTCGCGCTCGGCTGGTCCGTCCACCTGCTCGGCACGCACCCCGACCGCCAAGCGGCGGAGCCGAGTTGGACGGTGCGGGAAGCGCTGCGGCTCTGGCCGGTGGCGTGGCTGTTCGCACGGACCCCGAGCCATGCGCAGACGCTCGGCGGGGCGGAGGTCACCCCGAACGACCTCCTCGCCGTCTGCACCTATCTGGTGCACCGGCATCCCGGGTACTGGGAGCAGCCGGACGAGTTCGTGCCGGAGCGCTGGGCGGGGGCGGTGCCGGACGCGGCGTATCTGCCGTTCGGGTACGGGCCGCACACCTGCGCCGGGGCGACCGTCACCATGCGGCTCCTCGAAGACCTCGTCGAACTGATCACCCGTGACTGGCGGTTGTCGGTCACCCATGACGGCGCCGGCCCCCAGGTGGGCCCGGCGCTCGCTCCACCGCGTTTCACCGCGGTGCTGAGCGCTCGCCCCGACTGTCCCGGAAGGAGGTGAACGCGCATGCACGCCCTGTATCTCAAGGCGAAGTCCGTCCTCAACATCCGAGGCTCGTACGGACAGTTCTGGTACCTGTACCACCACATCTGACCGGCCCGGCGCGGGGAACCACCGAGCGGCCGGCTCCCCGCGCCCCACGAGGGGACGCTCATCATGACCACCCCGCAGCACCCCGAGGACTTCCTGCACTCCATCCGTACGCGCAGCGCCGCCGAGGACGGGATCTTCTGGGTCGACGACACCCGGCTCGGTGTGTTCGAGCCGGAGGCGGCGCGCCATGTCAGTGCCACGAACTGGCGCCGGTTCGTCCTGCACGACCGGCTGATCGACATGCTGCTGCGGCGGCGCAGTCCCGAGGTG
The nucleotide sequence above comes from Streptomyces sp. N50. Encoded proteins:
- a CDS encoding DUF899 family protein, encoding MTTSPGTANSELPGKPPVVDIATWNAARDELLLREKAHTREGDAIAAARRRLPMVELDGKVEVVGADGPVPFLDLFQGRDELVVYQHMWHDHAPHQGQCEGCTTTAWHMKDAVYLNARGVSYAVLTTGVWDEVAPYVEFMGYTEPWYSVRGLDAPIGGGMGHILAFLRDGDRVFLTYSTTGRGNEPVNSSLALLDMTPYGRGEAWQDNPEGYPPGRDACWYWRSDADGNATWGGTSRPVPQWTRPGATPVETLGRHGDCH
- a CDS encoding purine-cytosine permease family protein codes for the protein MADSSQTTQSRQLQVETHGLDVIGDAERKGTPSTLFWPWFGANVSILGLSYGAFALGFGISFWQALVAGVIGIVFSFLLCGFIAVAGKRGSAPTMVLSRAAYGVRGNRLPSVISWVLTVGWETVLTALATMATATVFGRLSWGGGTETKVVALIIVGALTVIGGVMGFDLIMRLQTVITVVTGVLTIVYIALVADHIHWSTVSAVPAGSAQEFIGALVFMMTGFGLGWVNAAADYSRYLPRSSSSRGVIGWTTFGASVAPLLLLVFGLLLAGSSSTLNKAVAADPIGALTTILPTWFLVPFAVVAVLGLVGGAVLDIYSSGLALLSAGLRVPRYLAALVDGVLMIAGSVYIVFFADDFLGQFMGFLTTLGVPIAAWSGIMLADLLLRRRDYDEGDLFRPNGRYGDVQPTPLLLTLAATAIGWGLVTNTAASWLSWQGYLLDPLGLGGKSGAWAYANLGVLIALALGFLGTLALGRARVQRQEAEAPSPEAVPAV
- a CDS encoding cytochrome P450, which translates into the protein MESSGTRQGYGGTARTPRRGRARDTLSLLSAEFDGTHGVWRSAMGTMCVADPESARAVLGNRDAVVAEASDFYKTRHGDFGPRAAQIRIGRAARVLIRRHLDARRAELPGLVAELLAPSAVWPDAGNLLVLRHLRDVLLHRDAPPQLHATVGQIVRRAVLAGARHRHSPPSRLLFRRRALNFLHTEIRARQGQLDPTRDPRDLLDVVVDESEPGADPKDLAEVYLSFLFATVGSVGFALGWSVHLLGTHPDRQAAEPSWTVREALRLWPVAWLFARTPSHAQTLGGAEVTPNDLLAVCTYLVHRHPGYWEQPDEFVPERWAGAVPDAAYLPFGYGPHTCAGATVTMRLLEDLVELITRDWRLSVTHDGAGPQVGPALAPPRFTAVLSARPDCPGRR